In Nocardioides conyzicola, one genomic interval encodes:
- a CDS encoding sulfite exporter TauE/SafE family protein, whose translation MTGLEHLVVLGAGLVAGIMTSTVGVSSLLSFPVLLALGIPPVVANASNAVGLTPGAITGSFGYRTELREHPRVATTIIGTCAIGAAGGALLLLALPPGVFEAVVPWLILGTCLLVGAQPRISSWLRRSAAAVPPDEHTRLSPVTTFFAVLVGVYGGYFGAGSGVMMMAVLGFGSHLEFRSLNALKTLAVLACNLVASVVFVAIAELDWTAVVLLAAGSIVGGYVGARIGRRLNPTLLRSLIVVVGVTAAVRMLTS comes from the coding sequence GTGACCGGGCTCGAACACCTCGTGGTGCTCGGCGCCGGTCTGGTCGCCGGGATCATGACCTCCACCGTCGGCGTCTCGTCGCTGCTGAGCTTCCCGGTGCTCCTCGCGCTCGGCATCCCGCCCGTCGTCGCCAACGCGTCCAACGCCGTCGGCCTCACGCCGGGTGCGATCACCGGGTCGTTCGGCTACCGCACCGAGCTGCGCGAGCACCCCCGTGTCGCCACCACGATCATCGGCACCTGCGCGATCGGCGCGGCCGGTGGCGCCCTCCTCCTGCTCGCGCTGCCGCCGGGCGTCTTCGAGGCGGTCGTCCCCTGGTTGATCCTCGGCACCTGCCTGCTCGTCGGCGCCCAGCCCCGGATCAGCAGCTGGCTGAGGAGGTCCGCGGCCGCCGTACCGCCCGACGAGCACACCCGCCTCTCCCCCGTCACGACGTTCTTCGCCGTCCTGGTCGGCGTGTACGGCGGCTACTTCGGCGCCGGGTCGGGCGTGATGATGATGGCGGTCCTGGGCTTCGGCTCCCACCTGGAGTTCCGCAGCCTCAACGCGCTCAAGACGCTGGCCGTCCTGGCCTGCAACCTGGTCGCCTCCGTCGTCTTCGTCGCGATCGCCGAGCTCGACTGGACCGCGGTGGTGCTGCTCGCGGCCGGCTCCATCGTCGGCGGGTACGTCGGGGCGCGGATCGGCCGCCGGCTCAACCCGACCCTGCTGCGCAGCCTGATCGTCGTGGTCGGCGTGACCGCCGCCGTCCGCATGCTGACGTCGTGA
- a CDS encoding VOC family protein, translating into MSDVTATVASITVDCVDALVVGTFWSAVLGRALDEGASSEFAAIDFAGRRDAAGWAPLGPGDQPTWLFVRVPEPKTAKNRMHLDVAAADVEAEVGRLVELGATRVGDVDEFGYAWTVMADPEGNEFCLAATR; encoded by the coding sequence ATGAGCGACGTGACGGCGACGGTCGCATCGATCACCGTCGACTGCGTCGACGCGCTCGTCGTCGGGACGTTCTGGTCGGCGGTGCTCGGCCGAGCACTGGACGAGGGTGCGTCGAGCGAGTTCGCCGCCATCGACTTCGCTGGGCGTCGGGACGCCGCGGGGTGGGCTCCGCTGGGCCCCGGCGACCAGCCCACCTGGCTGTTCGTCCGGGTGCCGGAGCCGAAGACCGCGAAGAACCGGATGCACCTCGACGTCGCCGCCGCCGACGTGGAGGCCGAGGTCGGCCGGCTGGTCGAGCTCGGCGCGACCCGGGTCGGGGACGTCGACGAGTTCGGCTACGCGTGGACCGTCATGGCCGACCCCGAGGGCAACGAGTTCTGCCTGGCCGCGACCCGCTGA
- a CDS encoding NAD-glutamate dehydrogenase, with the protein MSTTTHEVDKSALLSQAIDVARGGRGSGGPPHDLVDALLRAYYRRVAVEDIEDRSDVDVYGAFASHYRLAGTRPQGTARVRVFTPGPSDQGWSADGHSVVEVVVDDMPFLVDSLTMELSRQLHDVHLVIHPLFDVVRDITGTLQEVRPVAVGDAEVDEGEGVRESWMHVEIDRIPEGEDVTALEESILRVLRDVRESVEDWNKMHAQVAEIVHELAMDPPEGVDPDEVRQARDLLQWLSEGHFTFLGYREYRLERHDDGQEQAEYLRGVAGTGLGILRADQDMAATSGRLPAAAAAKAREKTMLVLTKANSRSTVHRPAYLDYVGVKKFENGEVVGERRFLGLYSSAAYTESLTRIPLLRDRADAVLKRIGFEPLSHDGKALMDTLETYPRDELFHTTVDELAPMAEQAMHARERRQLRLFIRRDTYGRYVSVLVYLPRDRYNTTVRERFSEILRDRLGGDSVEFTVRLTESTTARVHFVVHPPKGAAIKEVDTADLERRMSEASRSWRDDFVAAVIAGYGEDGGAVLARRYQDSFPEAYKEDYAPRIAAADLGRLEAIQVGDDGAGIDLSLYENLDAGRGEARLKVFRVGPPLSLSEILPMLSSMGVEVVDERPYELDDLQRPTYIYEFGLRYGAGLPGNARELFQDAIRAVWEGFNEIDGFNALVLAAGLSWRQATLLRAYAKYMRQGGSPFALDYIEEALRNNVDITRLLVQLFEKRFDPSLDRSTDDGEAAIEARIARALDDVASLDHDRILRSYLTHVRATLRTNYFQPAAEGGPRRYISLKLEPDAIPDLPAPRPKYEIFVYSPRVEGSHLRFGAVARGGLRWSDRRDDFRTEVLGLVKAQMVKNTVIVPVGAKGAFFCKQLPDPGDRDAWLAEGIACYTTFISGLLDITDNLVDGAVVPPADVVRHDGDDTYLVVAADKGTATFSDIANGVAKAYGFWLGDAFASGGSVGYDHKAMGITARGAWVSVQRHFRERGIDCQTQEFTCVGIGDMSGDVFGNGLLCSEKTLLVAAFDHRDIFLDPTPDAAASYAERKRLFGLPRSSWQDYDHELVSEGGGIYPRSLKKIVITEQVRTALGIDAGVESMTPAELMSAILKAPVDLLWNGGIGTYVKGSTESHADAGDKANDGIRVDGGDVRAKSIGEGGNLGLTQLGRIEYALAGGRMNTDFIDNSAGVDTSDHEVNLKILLDRVVKNGDLTEKQRNLLLVEMTDEVAQLVLRDNYEQNLALANAIDHAPSMLHVHEEWIRRLERDGFLDRELEGLPPAREVKRRADAGEGLTAPELSVLLAWTKIVLEQELLDSDLPDDPYLDLDLRAYFPTPVQEGFGPQVEQHPLRREIIVTQVVNDLVNGAGMTYWPRLAGETGATAAELTRANFVAREIFGSLDLRRELVTFDNVLDAAVQTRMRLEMRTLVERASRWLVNNRRPPLDSAGTVEQFSERVQHTMAELPDLMSGRELAAYAERKDALEAVGVPQGLASRIAVLPPAYMLLGVIEIANREGLDPSEVARVHFALGERLGLPGLVQRILALPRADRWQTMARAALRDDLHAVHAQLTAQVLARTSPDDSAVARIAAWEEAEAVVVPRATATLEEICADEVADLARLSVGLRVVRGLLA; encoded by the coding sequence GTGTCAACGACGACGCACGAAGTGGACAAGTCCGCGCTGCTCTCCCAGGCCATCGATGTCGCTCGCGGGGGAAGGGGGAGCGGGGGTCCGCCGCACGACCTCGTCGACGCCCTCTTGCGGGCCTACTACCGCCGCGTGGCGGTCGAGGACATCGAGGACCGGTCCGACGTCGACGTGTACGGCGCGTTCGCCTCGCACTACCGGCTCGCCGGCACGAGGCCGCAGGGGACGGCACGGGTGCGGGTGTTCACGCCGGGCCCGAGCGACCAGGGCTGGTCGGCCGACGGGCACTCCGTGGTCGAGGTCGTCGTCGACGACATGCCCTTCCTGGTGGACTCGTTGACGATGGAGCTCTCGCGCCAGCTGCACGACGTGCACCTGGTGATCCACCCGCTCTTCGACGTGGTCCGCGACATCACCGGCACCCTCCAGGAGGTGCGACCCGTCGCGGTCGGCGACGCCGAGGTCGACGAGGGCGAGGGAGTCCGCGAGTCCTGGATGCACGTCGAGATCGACCGGATCCCCGAGGGCGAGGACGTCACCGCGCTCGAGGAGTCGATCCTGCGCGTGCTGCGCGACGTCCGCGAGTCCGTCGAGGACTGGAACAAGATGCACGCCCAGGTGGCGGAGATCGTGCACGAGCTGGCGATGGACCCGCCCGAGGGCGTCGACCCCGACGAGGTCCGGCAGGCCCGGGACCTGCTGCAGTGGCTGTCCGAGGGGCACTTCACGTTCCTGGGCTACCGCGAGTACCGCCTCGAGCGGCACGACGACGGCCAGGAGCAGGCGGAGTACCTGCGCGGCGTGGCCGGCACCGGACTCGGCATCCTGCGTGCCGACCAGGACATGGCGGCGACCTCCGGCCGGCTGCCGGCGGCTGCGGCAGCCAAGGCGCGCGAGAAGACCATGCTCGTCCTCACGAAGGCCAACTCCCGCTCGACGGTCCACCGTCCGGCGTACCTCGACTACGTGGGCGTCAAGAAGTTCGAGAACGGCGAGGTGGTCGGTGAGCGCCGCTTCCTGGGCCTCTACTCGAGCGCGGCGTACACCGAGTCCCTGACTCGGATCCCGCTGCTGCGTGACCGCGCCGACGCCGTGCTCAAGCGCATCGGGTTCGAGCCGCTGAGCCACGACGGCAAGGCCCTGATGGACACGCTCGAGACCTACCCGCGCGACGAGCTCTTCCACACGACGGTCGACGAGCTGGCGCCGATGGCCGAGCAGGCCATGCACGCCCGTGAGCGCCGCCAGCTGCGGCTCTTCATCCGTCGCGACACCTACGGCCGCTACGTCTCGGTGCTCGTCTACCTGCCCCGGGACCGCTACAACACCACCGTCCGCGAGCGCTTCTCCGAGATCCTCCGCGACCGGCTGGGCGGCGACTCCGTCGAGTTCACGGTGCGGTTGACCGAGTCGACGACGGCACGGGTCCACTTCGTCGTGCACCCACCTAAGGGCGCGGCGATCAAGGAGGTCGACACCGCCGACCTCGAGCGCCGGATGTCGGAGGCGTCCCGCTCCTGGCGCGACGACTTCGTCGCCGCGGTGATCGCCGGGTACGGCGAGGACGGCGGTGCGGTGCTGGCCCGTCGCTACCAGGACTCGTTCCCGGAGGCCTACAAGGAGGACTACGCGCCGCGGATCGCGGCGGCCGACCTGGGCCGCCTCGAGGCGATCCAGGTCGGCGACGACGGTGCTGGCATCGACCTGTCGCTCTACGAGAACCTCGACGCCGGCCGGGGCGAGGCCCGGCTCAAGGTCTTCCGGGTCGGGCCGCCGCTGTCGCTGTCCGAGATCCTGCCGATGCTCTCGTCGATGGGGGTCGAGGTCGTCGACGAACGACCCTACGAGCTCGACGACCTGCAGCGGCCGACGTACATCTACGAGTTCGGGCTGCGGTACGGCGCCGGGCTCCCCGGCAACGCCCGCGAGCTCTTCCAGGACGCGATCCGTGCGGTCTGGGAGGGCTTCAACGAGATCGACGGCTTCAACGCGCTGGTGCTCGCCGCCGGGCTGAGCTGGCGACAGGCGACCCTGCTGCGGGCGTACGCGAAGTACATGCGGCAGGGCGGCTCGCCCTTCGCCCTCGACTACATCGAGGAGGCGCTGCGCAACAACGTCGACATCACCCGGCTGCTGGTGCAGCTCTTCGAGAAGCGGTTCGACCCGAGCCTGGACCGGTCCACCGACGACGGCGAGGCGGCCATCGAGGCACGCATCGCCCGGGCGCTCGACGACGTGGCGAGCCTCGACCACGACCGCATCCTGCGCTCCTACCTGACGCACGTCCGGGCAACGCTGCGCACCAACTACTTCCAGCCGGCGGCGGAGGGCGGCCCGCGCCGCTACATCTCGCTCAAGCTCGAGCCGGACGCGATCCCGGACCTGCCCGCACCGCGGCCGAAGTACGAGATCTTCGTGTACTCGCCGAGGGTCGAGGGCTCCCACCTGCGCTTCGGCGCCGTCGCGCGCGGTGGGCTGCGCTGGTCGGACCGGCGCGACGACTTCCGCACCGAGGTGCTGGGCCTGGTCAAGGCGCAGATGGTGAAGAACACCGTGATCGTGCCGGTCGGCGCGAAGGGCGCGTTCTTCTGCAAGCAGCTGCCGGACCCGGGCGACCGGGACGCGTGGCTCGCTGAAGGCATCGCCTGCTACACGACCTTCATCTCGGGCCTGCTCGACATCACCGACAACCTCGTCGACGGGGCCGTGGTCCCGCCCGCGGACGTGGTCCGGCACGACGGCGACGACACCTACCTCGTGGTGGCCGCCGACAAGGGCACCGCGACGTTCTCCGACATCGCCAACGGCGTCGCCAAGGCCTACGGGTTCTGGCTCGGCGACGCCTTCGCGAGCGGTGGCTCGGTCGGCTACGACCACAAGGCGATGGGCATCACCGCCCGCGGTGCGTGGGTGTCGGTCCAGCGGCACTTCCGCGAGCGCGGCATCGACTGCCAGACCCAGGAGTTCACCTGCGTCGGCATCGGTGACATGTCCGGCGACGTGTTCGGCAACGGCCTGCTCTGCTCGGAGAAGACGCTGCTGGTCGCCGCCTTCGACCACCGCGACATCTTCCTCGACCCGACCCCGGACGCGGCCGCGTCGTACGCCGAGCGCAAGCGGCTCTTCGGCCTCCCGCGGTCGAGCTGGCAGGACTACGACCACGAGCTGGTCTCCGAGGGAGGTGGGATCTATCCGCGGTCCCTGAAGAAGATCGTGATCACCGAGCAGGTCCGGACCGCCCTCGGCATCGACGCCGGCGTCGAGTCGATGACGCCCGCCGAGCTGATGAGCGCGATCCTGAAGGCGCCGGTCGACCTGCTGTGGAACGGCGGCATCGGCACCTATGTGAAGGGGTCGACGGAGAGCCACGCCGACGCGGGCGACAAGGCCAACGACGGGATCCGCGTCGACGGCGGCGACGTCCGCGCGAAGTCCATCGGCGAGGGCGGCAACCTCGGCCTGACCCAGCTCGGGCGGATCGAGTACGCCCTCGCAGGCGGACGGATGAACACCGACTTCATCGACAACTCCGCGGGCGTCGACACCTCCGACCACGAGGTCAACCTCAAGATCCTGCTCGACCGGGTGGTGAAGAACGGCGACCTCACCGAGAAGCAGCGCAATCTGCTGCTCGTCGAGATGACCGACGAGGTCGCCCAGCTCGTGCTGCGCGACAACTACGAGCAGAACCTCGCGCTCGCCAACGCCATCGACCACGCACCGTCGATGCTGCACGTCCACGAGGAGTGGATCCGCCGCCTCGAGCGGGACGGCTTCCTGGACCGCGAGCTGGAGGGGCTGCCTCCGGCGCGCGAGGTGAAGCGGCGGGCCGACGCCGGCGAGGGCCTCACGGCGCCCGAGCTCTCGGTGCTGCTCGCCTGGACCAAGATCGTCCTCGAGCAGGAGCTGCTCGACTCCGACCTGCCCGACGACCCCTATCTCGACCTCGACCTGCGGGCGTACTTCCCGACGCCGGTCCAGGAGGGCTTCGGTCCGCAGGTCGAGCAGCACCCGCTGCGCCGCGAGATCATCGTGACCCAGGTCGTCAACGATCTCGTCAACGGTGCCGGCATGACCTACTGGCCACGGCTGGCCGGCGAGACCGGTGCGACGGCGGCGGAGCTGACCCGCGCCAACTTCGTCGCCCGGGAGATCTTCGGCTCCCTCGACCTGCGCCGTGAGCTGGTGACCTTCGACAACGTGCTCGACGCCGCCGTGCAGACCCGGATGCGCCTGGAGATGCGCACCCTCGTCGAGCGGGCCTCGCGGTGGCTGGTCAACAACCGCCGGCCGCCGCTGGACAGCGCCGGCACGGTCGAGCAGTTCTCCGAGCGCGTCCAGCACACGATGGCCGAGCTGCCCGACCTGATGAGCGGCCGCGAGCTTGCGGCGTACGCCGAGCGCAAGGACGCGCTCGAGGCCGTCGGCGTCCCGCAGGGTCTGGCGTCGCGGATCGCCGTGCTCCCGCCGGCGTACATGCTGCTGGGCGTCATCGAGATCGCCAACCGGGAGGGGCTCGACCCGAGCGAGGTCGCCCGCGTGCACTTCGCGCTGGGCGAGCGCCTCGGGCTGCCGGGGCTGGTGCAGCGGATCCTCGCCCTGCCGCGCGCCGACCGCTGGCAGACGATGGCCCGGGCAGCGCTGCGCGACGACCTGCACGCCGTCCACGCCCAGCTGACCGCTCAGGTGCTGGCGCGTACCTCGCCCGACGACTCCGCCGTTGCCCGGATCGCGGCGTGGGAGGAGGCGGAGGCCGTCGTGGTCCCGCGGGCCACCGCCACGCTGGAGGAGATCTGCGCGGACGAGGTCGCCGACCTGGCGCGGCTGTCCGTGGGACTGCGGGTGGTGCGGGGCCTGCTCGCATGA
- a CDS encoding tryptophan 2,3-dioxygenase, protein MTDESFVSFGEQGAQLTYGSYLRLPQLLDSQHLESDPPAHDELLFITIHQVYELWFKQLLHEVTAARDAMLAGAGGGRLWWAQHLLARVHVIERTLIQQVDVLETMTPQDFLEFRQQLAPASGFQSVQFRELEFLSGAKDASYVQRFKGITAAERQHLDDRLAEPTLWDAFLVVLGSVGLAAGSGEEITASLRTVAHDRDQYAVVWALAEALLQHDELAASWRARHVVMVERMIGAKSGTGGSSGATYLRSRLPVQYYPLLWELRSEL, encoded by the coding sequence ATGACCGACGAGAGCTTTGTGTCCTTCGGCGAGCAGGGCGCTCAGCTGACCTACGGCAGCTACCTCCGGCTCCCGCAGCTGCTCGACTCCCAGCACCTGGAGTCGGACCCGCCCGCGCACGACGAGCTGCTCTTCATCACGATCCACCAGGTCTACGAGCTGTGGTTCAAGCAGCTGCTGCACGAGGTGACCGCGGCTCGCGACGCGATGCTCGCGGGCGCCGGTGGCGGTCGGCTGTGGTGGGCCCAGCACCTGCTCGCCCGGGTGCACGTGATCGAGCGGACGCTGATCCAGCAGGTCGACGTGCTGGAGACGATGACCCCGCAGGACTTCCTGGAGTTCCGGCAGCAGCTCGCGCCGGCCAGCGGCTTCCAGTCGGTGCAGTTCCGCGAGCTGGAGTTCCTGTCGGGGGCGAAGGACGCGTCGTACGTCCAGCGCTTCAAGGGGATCACGGCGGCCGAGCGGCAGCACCTCGACGACCGCCTCGCTGAGCCGACCCTCTGGGACGCGTTCCTGGTGGTGCTCGGCTCCGTCGGGCTCGCGGCCGGCAGCGGCGAGGAGATCACCGCGTCGCTGCGCACGGTCGCCCACGACCGGGACCAGTACGCCGTCGTGTGGGCGCTCGCCGAGGCGCTGCTGCAGCACGACGAGCTGGCCGCGAGCTGGCGGGCCCGCCACGTCGTGATGGTGGAGCGGATGATCGGCGCCAAGTCGGGGACCGGCGGGTCGAGCGGCGCGACGTACCTCCGCTCGCGGCTGCCGGTGCAGTACTACCCCTTGCTGTGGGAGCTGCGCAGCGAGCTCTGA
- a CDS encoding DUF2505 domain-containing protein — protein sequence MKFRHELTYDASPAEVFAMLADPAFREAGCAEGEAISAEVTVEKKGKGFSLTIDRVQKTDGLPAFARTFAGDTTRAIQREEWADATRGTLDIEAPGKPSEVRGTITLEPDGDATREIIELELKIKVPLIGGKLEKLLAEQVTAGIEAEQRAGVAYLEGTR from the coding sequence ATGAAGTTCCGACACGAGCTCACGTACGACGCCTCCCCCGCCGAGGTCTTCGCGATGCTGGCCGACCCGGCCTTCCGGGAGGCCGGGTGCGCCGAGGGCGAGGCGATCTCCGCGGAGGTCACCGTGGAGAAGAAGGGCAAGGGCTTCTCGCTGACGATCGACCGGGTGCAGAAGACCGACGGCCTGCCGGCGTTCGCCCGGACCTTCGCCGGCGACACCACCCGCGCGATCCAGCGCGAGGAGTGGGCCGACGCCACGCGCGGCACGCTGGACATCGAGGCGCCCGGCAAGCCGTCGGAGGTGCGGGGCACGATCACGCTGGAGCCCGACGGCGACGCGACCCGCGAGATCATCGAGCTGGAGCTCAAGATCAAGGTCCCGCTCATCGGCGGCAAGCTGGAGAAGCTGCTCGCCGAGCAGGTCACCGCCGGCATCGAGGCCGAGCAGCGGGCCGGCGTCGCCTACCTGGAGGGCACGCGATGA
- a CDS encoding DUF2505 domain-containing protein — protein sequence MSTRLTHTMTYAAALADVSAMLDDAAYRDQVIAAQGSISGTFEIETDGEITTAVVDQVMPATGLPSFATRFVGSEINIVQREEWSSAEHADLHVSIPGKPGQMVGSIDLVEDGGSTTETVDVEITVNIPLVGGKIEKLIADMLRKALRAEEKVATAYLSR from the coding sequence ATGAGCACCCGACTCACGCACACGATGACGTACGCCGCGGCGCTGGCCGACGTGAGCGCGATGCTCGATGACGCGGCCTACCGCGACCAGGTGATCGCGGCGCAGGGAAGCATCAGCGGGACCTTCGAGATCGAGACCGACGGTGAGATCACCACCGCCGTGGTCGACCAGGTGATGCCGGCGACCGGGCTGCCGTCGTTCGCGACCAGGTTCGTGGGCTCCGAGATCAACATCGTGCAGCGCGAGGAGTGGAGCTCGGCCGAGCACGCCGACCTCCACGTCTCCATCCCGGGCAAGCCCGGCCAGATGGTCGGCTCGATCGACCTCGTCGAGGACGGCGGGTCCACGACGGAGACCGTCGACGTGGAGATCACGGTCAACATCCCGCTGGTGGGCGGCAAGATCGAGAAGCTGATCGCCGACATGCTGCGCAAGGCGCTGCGGGCCGAGGAGAAGGTCGCGACCGCCTACCTGTCGCGCTGA
- a CDS encoding arsenate reductase ArsC: MTKPTVLFVCVHNAGRSQMAAGYLQHLAGDRVEVLSAGSRPGTSVNPVAVAAMAEEGIDIAGAQPKVLTEDAVRESDVVITMGCGDECPYFPGKRYEDWVLDDPAGQGLDVVRRVRDEIRARVEALIGELAPDPQRDR, translated from the coding sequence ATGACCAAGCCGACCGTGCTCTTCGTCTGCGTGCACAACGCCGGCCGCTCCCAGATGGCCGCTGGCTACCTGCAGCACCTCGCCGGCGACCGTGTCGAGGTCCTCTCGGCAGGCTCGCGGCCCGGCACGTCCGTCAACCCGGTGGCCGTGGCGGCGATGGCGGAGGAGGGCATCGACATCGCGGGCGCGCAGCCCAAGGTCCTGACCGAGGACGCCGTGCGCGAGTCGGACGTCGTGATCACGATGGGCTGTGGCGACGAGTGCCCGTACTTCCCCGGCAAGCGCTACGAGGACTGGGTGCTCGACGACCCCGCGGGCCAGGGCCTCGACGTCGTACGCCGGGTCCGCGACGAGATCCGCGCCCGCGTGGAGGCTCTCATCGGCGAGCTCGCGCCTGACCCTCAGCGCGACAGGTAG
- a CDS encoding aquaporin, producing the protein MTLLRQAVAELVGTAFLVTAVVGSGIAAQRLSPDDTGLQLLENSIATGAVLVALILAFQPVSASFNPVVTAVEAALGRVSVPTAGVLVVAQVVGGAVGAVVANLMFELDAVSVSTHDRGGSGQLLGEVVATLGLVLVVFGSLRSARVETVAFAVGGYIAAAYWFTSSTSFANPAVTLARTLSDTFAGIAPSSVPLFVLMQLVGGVLALALLRLLHPQPQEAP; encoded by the coding sequence GTGACCCTGCTCCGCCAGGCGGTCGCCGAGCTCGTCGGTACGGCGTTCCTGGTCACCGCCGTCGTCGGCTCCGGCATCGCCGCCCAGCGGCTCTCGCCCGACGACACCGGCCTGCAGCTGCTCGAGAACAGCATCGCCACCGGAGCCGTCCTGGTCGCGCTGATCCTGGCGTTCCAGCCGGTCTCCGCGTCGTTCAACCCGGTCGTCACGGCGGTCGAGGCGGCGCTCGGCCGCGTCTCCGTGCCGACCGCGGGCGTGCTCGTGGTCGCCCAGGTCGTCGGTGGCGCGGTCGGAGCCGTCGTCGCCAACCTGATGTTCGAGCTGGACGCGGTGTCGGTCTCGACCCACGACCGCGGTGGGTCCGGACAGCTGCTCGGCGAGGTGGTCGCGACCCTCGGCCTGGTGCTGGTCGTCTTCGGCAGCCTGCGGTCGGCCCGGGTCGAGACGGTCGCCTTCGCGGTCGGCGGCTACATCGCCGCGGCGTACTGGTTCACCAGCTCGACCAGCTTCGCCAACCCGGCCGTGACGCTGGCCCGCACGCTCTCCGACACCTTCGCCGGCATCGCGCCGTCGTCGGTGCCGCTCTTCGTCCTGATGCAGCTCGTCGGCGGGGTGCTCGCCCTGGCCCTGCTCCGACTGCTCCACCCCCAACCCCAGGAGGCGCCATGA
- a CDS encoding metalloregulator ArsR/SmtB family transcription factor, with product MSKSVLELTPVQAVACCSPLTREPLSAETAERVMPLVKAIADPVRLRLLSLVASHADGEACVCDLNDAFDLSQPTISHHLKLLHEAGLLDREKRGVWVYYRVNRSALGDLAALLGGVTT from the coding sequence ATGTCGAAGTCTGTCCTCGAGCTGACCCCCGTCCAGGCGGTCGCCTGCTGCTCACCGCTGACCCGTGAGCCGCTGAGCGCCGAGACCGCCGAGCGGGTCATGCCGCTCGTCAAGGCCATCGCCGACCCGGTCCGGCTCCGGCTGCTCTCGCTGGTGGCGTCGCACGCGGACGGCGAAGCCTGCGTCTGCGACCTCAACGACGCGTTCGACCTGTCCCAGCCGACGATCAGCCACCACCTCAAGCTGCTCCACGAGGCGGGCCTGCTCGACCGGGAGAAGCGCGGGGTCTGGGTCTACTACCGGGTCAACCGGTCGGCGTTGGGCGACCTGGCCGCGCTCCTCGGCGGCGTCACCACGTGA
- a CDS encoding ArsI/CadI family heavy metal resistance metalloenzyme: MSRIQLALNVDDLDASIAFYSKLFDSPPAKVRDGYANFAVAEPPLKLVLIENAGHGGSINHLGVEVADTDAVDAEQTRLAEAGFASIDERGTVCCYAKQDKFWVEGAPNGERWEVYTVLADSPVESAACC, from the coding sequence ATGTCCCGCATCCAGCTCGCCCTCAACGTCGACGACCTCGACGCCTCGATCGCGTTCTACTCGAAGCTGTTCGACTCCCCGCCCGCCAAGGTCCGCGACGGGTACGCGAACTTCGCGGTCGCCGAGCCGCCGCTCAAGCTGGTGCTGATCGAGAACGCCGGCCACGGCGGCAGCATCAACCACCTCGGCGTCGAGGTGGCGGACACCGACGCCGTGGACGCCGAGCAGACCCGCCTGGCCGAGGCCGGGTTCGCGTCGATCGACGAGCGGGGCACGGTCTGCTGCTACGCCAAGCAGGACAAGTTCTGGGTCGAGGGCGCACCGAACGGCGAGCGCTGGGAGGTCTACACGGTCCTCGCCGACAGCCCGGTGGAGTCGGCGGCCTGCTGCTAG